The following nucleotide sequence is from Pseudomonas sp. RC10.
TCTCATAGAGGTCCTCGCTCAGGGTTTCGGTAAGGTTATCGATCATCTTGCTCATGGACGTTCCGTGTTCAAGGGGGGGTGAAAAAGGTTGACCGGTGCTCGGGATAATTCGTTCCGAAAGACTGAACAACCGTCGACACGTGTACAGGTTTAACGTGTCGAGGGCTTATCCGAGTGTCGCGTCGTCGTTCAAAACGCGCTTCGGCTCTGTGAATGGATCGCCGTTTTCCCGACTCGAATCCTGCGTCAGCCATTTCTTGAACCGGGCCGGACTGCCGGTATACAGCGCATTCGCCGGAACGTCCGCGTTCACCACGCTGTTGGCGCCAATCACGCTGTTCTCGCCAATGCTGATGCCCGGCAGCACCACCGTACCCGCTCCGATCCACACGTTCGCGCCGATGCTGATCGGGGCGGAGCGCGTGTGGCTGTGGCGCAGCGCCGGGTTCAAGTCATGGGTAGTGGTGCAAAGGCGCACTTGCGGCCCGAGCATCGCGTCGGCGCCGATGGTAATGCCTGCCTGATCCAGAAAGACGCAACCGGCGTTGATCAAAACGTTCTTGCCCAAGGTGATGCGGCCGCGTTCGAAATAGAACGGTGGGCGGATGACCGCATTGCCCGCAGTCACAACGCCCGTCTTGCTTAAAAGACGATTGCTTTTCTTCTTGCCGAGGTCGTGAGTGCTGAGCAGCCGTGTGTACTCGGCCGGTTTGAGATGTTTTTTGAGGTTATACAGCCACAGCATCATGGGGTTCGGTCACGTGAGAAAGGGGATCGCCTGCCCAGTATTGAGCGCCGTCGTGATTCTAGCGCGTTGCCGAAAAGCCGTATGGAATGCTTGCGCGTTGCCGCTGTACAGAATGAAAAAGCCCGACACAGGGGTCGGGCTTCACTGAGCACTGACAAACTACGCACGGCCAGGCGCGGTTCGGGCTAGATGCCCCGACCGCCGAGCGACGGTTTCGAATCATCCCGGTTCGACCGATCCGCCGACGGCACTGGGTCATTGCTGGTCCGGGCCGGGTGCAATGGGTCAACGGCGGGATCGGAAGCGTCTGGGGATTCTGGATCGAATCCCAGATCAGGGTCGATCTTGCGCGGTGTTTCACCTGAAGTGGGTTCAGCCGGGCGAGTGCCAGCGCGATGATCGAAACCGGTCTCGTTGTCGGCCTGGCTGTTCACGCCTTTCTGCGAAACGTTGCCGGGCGCGTCGGGATTCATCTCCATCTCGATTCTCCATCCTCAAGGCATGGGATATCCACGCTCATACCTATCGGAAACGCCCGGCATCCAGGAGTGCCGCAAGATGGACGAATGGCACCAACAGGCCCGAAAGGTCGCAAACCGGCACGTCAAGGTCGGCCCTGTATCCTTAAGTATGATGGCAATCAGCTACGCTCCCGCTCACTATGGAGGCTGGCTGTGAGCCAAGCCAACCGATGTGTCGTCAAACCGAGGATGCCCACGGGACACGCTGGTGCTGTGAAAGCGGACGGACGTAGAGGTCAACGGATCGGTGACCACTGACTGCTTCAGAACGTACACACCAGAGGCCCATAGTGCTCGTACCCCTACCCGCGATCAAACGCGACCTTGAAGAAACCGCCGTTCATCTTGAACGCCTGTCTCAGTCGATGGCGGGCCATCTGGCCTACGCCACGTTTCGTCAGCCCCACCAGACCCACACGGAAATCGCCGGGAATATTCGGGGCATTCATTCCTCTGTTCAACAGTTGAAAGCAGCGGCTGCGCGCATTGATTAGCGCCCTGCCGCTGCCCGTCAGACATCCTGCGGTTTACCTGGCTGCGGAAGGGTAATCGCTGTAGCCCTGGGCTGCGCCGCCGAACAACGGACGTGGTGCGCAGGTACTGATCCACCAGGTAGCCATTGGCGCCATGAATCTCTACCCCATCGAAATCGGCACGAATGGCACGGCGGGCCACCTGACGGAAGTCGTCGACGATCTGGGCAATCTCGCTGCGGCTCAACGCCCGTGGTGTCGGAGAATCGACCATCGCGCCCTGCCCGGTCGCCGGGTCGACTTTCCAGATCTGCCCTTCGAAGGGTTCGGCGGACGGTGCCAGCAAAGGGCGTTTGAGCGGCGAGCGTCGAGATTGATCGGCATCGTCGCACAAGCCGCCTGCAGGCATAATCCCGTCGGCGGTTGAGGGATGGCCCGTCCGAATCGACCCGCCCGCGCTGCTCACCACCAGGAGGTCACTGTGCGCAAGGATTACCTCGCCTTTTTCATGTCGCTGTTTCTGTCTAGATTGGCGGATCAGATTCTGCTGTTCATCGTGCCGCTGGTGGTGTTCCAGACCACCCAAAGCGCCGCTTGGGCCGGGCTGGCGTTTTCCGTCGAGTCGCTGCCGCGCTTTTTGGCGTTTCCCGTGTGCGGGGCGCTTTGCGATAAATACCCTCCGGTCAGAATCCTGCACATCAGCCAGGTGTACCGCGCGGTGCTGTGTTTGCTGGCGATGGCGCTTTATGGGGTCTTCGGCGGGATCGGCTGGTTGGTGGCGCTGTCGGCACTCTGCGGGGTGCTGACGACCCAGGGGGTCATGGCGCGGGAAGTGCTGATGCCTCACATTTTTCATCACTACCGCTACACCCAAACGCTGTCTTACTCGCAGATCGCCGATCAGACCGGGCTCGTCCTCGGGCCACTGCTGGCGGCTCTGATGCTGGAAGTCTGGGCTTGGCATTGGGTGGTGTTGGGCATCGCCGGGCTGTTTCTGCTGGCCGACCTGAGCATGCTGATGTGGCAGCGCCTCAGCCATGTCACCCTTGAGGTGTTCGAGCCCACCCAAGGCCTCTGGCTGCAACCGTTGAGAGTGGCCTTCGGGCACATCCGGGATCGGGCGGAACTGAAGAAAATCATCACGCTGGCCGTGGGCGTCAACCTGATCGTCGGCGTGACCCTGGCCACTTCGGCGGCCATGGTGATCGGCGAGTACGGCGCCGACAAGGACCACTACGCCGGGTTGCAGGCGGCGGGTGCGGTGGCCACGATTCTGATTCTGTTTGTGCTGGCGCGCGTTGCGCTGCCCTTGCGGCTGTTGGGCGGAGCCGGGTATTCGATGATCGCCGTGGGCGCTTTCGTCTGTGCACTGAGCCCGAATTTGCTGGGCTACGGCCTGGGGTTTCTGCTGATCGTCGTGTTCGACAAGGTCTTCAACGTCTACATGCGCACCACCCGTCAGCGCGTGATTCCCGCTCAGGACTTCGGCAAAACCGTGGGCGTGATCACCCTGCTCAACAACCTCTCGCAGCCGTTTGCCGGCCTGCTGGTGGCGCTGCTCGCGGCGCCGTTGGGCACGCAACCGGTGGTTTTGATTCTCGCGGTGCTGGCGAGTCTCTTGGGCGGCGGTGCAGGGTGGTGGTTTGCCAAAGAACATCGCCCCGCCGCCGTGACCTCGATCCTTGAGGCCGATCAGCACGCGGGGAAATGAGCCGGTGCCTCAGCTCAGATACCGTTCCACCAGACGTGCCCAATACGCCGCGCCAATGGGCAGGTTCTTGTCATTGAAGTCGTACGCCGGGTTGTGAACCATGCAGCCGTCTTCTCCCACGCCATTGCCCAGCCGCAGAAAGCATCCGGGCCGCTGTTCCAGCATGTAAGCGAAGTCTTCGCTGGACATGAGCTGGTCAGCGTGGGGAATGATGTGCGCGTCGCCCACCAGTTCACGGGCAACCTGCAAGGCGAACTCGGTTTCAGCGGGCGTGTTGTCGATCACCGGGTAGCCTTCCATGTAATCGATGGTCGCCGTGGCCCCGTAGCTGCTGGCCTGCGCGTGAACCAGCGCTTGCACACGTTCCTTCAACAGCGCGCGCACGGGCTTGCTGAACGAACGAATGCTCAGCTCCAGATAGGCGCTGTTGGAGATGACGTTGTTGGCCACCCCCGCCTGCAACAAACCGACGGTGACCACCGCAGGTTCTACCGGATTGACGTTGCGCGCGACGACGGTCTGCAGCGCCATGACGATGCTCGACGCCACCACGATGGGGTCCACCGTCAGGTGTGGTCGGGCCGCGTGACCACCGTGGCCGTGCACGGTGATCGCCACTTTGTCGCTCGCCGACATGAACGCACCACTGCGAAACAGAAAGGTACCCGGCGCCTCTCCCGGATGGTTGTGAAGGCCGAACACGGCGTCGCAGGGAAAGCGCTCGAACAGCCCGTCTTTCACCATGCGCTGCGCGCCGCTGTCGAAGCCCTTCTCCTCGGCAGGCTGGAAATACAGGTGAACCGTTCCGGTGAAATTCCGGGTGCGCGCCAGGTATTCAGCCGCCCCCAGCAACATAGTGGTGTGACCGTCGTGACCGCAGGCGTGCATGGTTCCCGCATGAACACTGGCGTAAGGCAGGCCAGTCTGCTCGGTCAGCGGCAAGGCATCCATGTCCGCCCGAAGGCCGATACGCTTGCCACTGCCCACCGTCAACGTGCCGACGACGCCGGTTTCGCCAACGCCTTCAGTGACGTCATACCCCCACGCGCGCAACTTGCCAGCCACCAGCGCGGCGGTTTCGAACTCTTCATAGGCCATTTCAGGGTGCTGGTGAATATGGCGGCGTATCCGGGTCAGCTCATCCGTCATGGGCTGGAGGTCGTCGATTTCGCAGTAATGGGGTTCAGTGTTCATCCGAAACATACCTGACGATAAGAAATGAAAGTGCGTGAATCATGCCGATCACGGCGCATCGGGTTGAGGCATCACAGGCGCTGGCAAACGCAGGGCCAGCGTGCAGACACCGCCAATGACCAACAGCGCCGCCATCGCGGCCATCCCGGTGACAAACGAACCCGTGAGGGTTTTCAGGAACCCGATGATGGACGGGCTGACAAAGCCGCCGAACGCGCCGATGCTGTTGATCAACGCAATGCCACCCGCCGCCGCAGTGCCTTTCAGGTAGGTCGAAGGCCTCGCCCAGAACACGGCATAAGCGGCATAGGTCGATAAGGTCGCCAACGTGATGCTCCCCAAAGCGAGCGGCAGGTTGCCGCTGCTGAAACCGGTCAGGACTAGCCCTCCGGCCCCCATGAACGCTGGCACCGCGCCGTGCCATCGGCGCTCGCTGAGCCGGTCGGAGCGCCGGGCGTTGATCATCATTGCCACGATGGCGGCGCTGTACGGAATGACCGAGTACAGCCCGATGTCGACAATGTCCTTCACGCCCGCATCCCGCAGCAGGGTCGGCAACCAGAAGCTGACCGTATAAAGCCCGCAGATGAGGCAGAAGTAAATCAGCGCCATCACATAAATCCGCCAGTCCTTCAACGCCGCCGCAAAGGTGTGCTGTTTCGACGGCGGCGTCTGTTCGAGATCGTTCGCCAACCACTGCTTTTCTTCTGTGCTCAGCCACGGCGCCTGGGCGGGTGAATCACTCAAAAAGAAGTACGCGACCACCCCCAAGAGAATGCATGGCGCCCCCTCCAGGATGAACATCCATTGCCAGCCTTCAAGCCCCTGGGCCCCGGCGAAGGCCTGCATGATCCAGGTGGACAACGGCCCGCCGACGATATTCGACACCGGCCCCGCCAACAACACGCACGCCATGACCTGCGCCCGGCGTTTGCCGGAAAACCACAGCGTCAGGTAGAGGATCATGCCGGGGGCGAATCCAGCCTCGAATACCCCGAGAAAGAAACGCAATACGTAAAAGGTGGTGCTGTCATGGACGAACAGCATCGACGTCGAGGCCACGCCCCACAACAGCATGATGCGGCTGAGGGTCTTGCGAATCCCCACCCGCGCCAGCCACAGGTTGCTTGGCACTTCGAACATCACATAGCCAATGAAGAAAATCCCGGCGGCCAGCCCGTACGCGGCATCGGTCAGACCGAACTCCTGCTGCATCGCGATCTTGGCGTAACTGATGTTGACCCGATCCAGATAGGCCAGCGAATAACACAGCAACAGGAACGGCAGCAGCCGCCAACTGATCTTGCGGTACATCCTGCCCAAAGCCCCGTCATCCGGGGGTGACACGGTAATCAGCGTTGCGGCGTAAGCCATGGTGATGTCCTCGAACACTCTGCGTTGTTGTTCTTGTTGTCTGGAACCGATGAGCTTGGCATCGCCCGATTGACACAAAGTATGAGAAGGATGAAGACTGCGAACAATAGCAATACTCGCTGACGAGCGTTGCCTTTTAGTCAACGGTAAGGAGACGCCGACAGTGCAACGAATTGGCCTGAGTGAACGACGTTTGCACTACTTTCTCGCCGTGGCAGAAACCGGCTCGATACGCGGCGCGGCAGACCATCTGAATGTCGAAGCGTCGGTGGTCAGCCGGCAAATTCATCAGCTCGAAAGCGAGCTGGGTGTGCAATTGCTCCAGCGCCACGGCCGAGGCGTCATTCCGACCGAAGCCGCCGAGCTGGTGATCAACCATTGCCGCGAACGACGCTCCAGTGAAACGCTGCTGCTGACCCAGATTTCTGAACTGCAGGGGCTGGAGCGTGGCGAAATTCATATCGTTGCAGGGGAAGGTTTTCGCGAGGAATTGGTGCGCTGGGTGCTTCAGGATTTCTGCCAGCAACACCCCAAGCTGAAGGTGACGCTGGAATTCGCCAACGCCGTGGACACCGTGCGCATGCTCGCCAACGATCAGGCCCACCTCGGCCTGGCGTATCGCCCGCCCATCGACCCGGCCGTGCGCACCGTCATGCAACGCAAACAGCCCATGTGCGTGATCGCCTGGCCTGGCCATCCCCTGACCCGGAAGAAACAGCCGCTGGCCCTGAGCGACGTCTGCCCCTATCCGGTGGGGATGATGTCCAACGGCTTTGGCCTGAGCAACCTGGTCAAACTGGCGCAGTACCACGACCGTGTGCAGTTCGAATCCAGCCTGGTGACCAACTCCATCGCCACCCTGAAAAGCTACGTGAAGGCTCAGCTTGGCGTGACTTTTCTTTCGTCCCACGCCGTGGCAGATGAAGTCGCGGACGGCAGCCTTGTCGCGCTCCGCACCCGTAGCGAGGTGTTCGAAACCGCAGAGGCGCACATGCTGGTGCGCGCCGATCGGCAGCCATCGGTGGCGGTCGAGCGGCTCTTGCAAATGCTTGAGGAGAAGGCGCTGTTTTGAGCGTTCCGGTGGTCCGTTGAACCCACATAAGCTTATGTGTATTGGGTATTTACGGTGCGTCGCCCGGACTGGATACCCTGACGCCCCTTCCCTTTCATAAGCGTGAACCATGCACATCCCTTTCAAAACAGCCGTGTGGGTAGCGGCCTTTCAGGTGGCAGGTTTGTGGGCGAGCATTGCCCAAGCCGCCGTCGAGTATCCGCAAACCGTTCGCGTTGGCTACCAGAAAGGCAACAGCCTGGTGGTCCTGAAAAATCGCGGGACGCTGGAAAAAGCCCTCGCGCCTCACGGCGTCAAAGTGGTGTGGCAAGAGTTCGCGTTCGGGCCGCCGCTGGTCGAAGGCATCAACAGTGGCGACATCGACATCGGCTTCGTGGGCGCGACCCCGCCCGTGTTCGCCCAGGCGGGCGCCGGGCCTGATGTGACGTACGTCGGCTACAGCGAACCCTATCAGGACAACTACGCCATTCTGGTGCCGAAGGGCTCCACCGCGCAGTCGCTTGCGGATCTGCGTGGCAAACGGATTGCCGTGGCCAAGGGGTCTGCGGGCCAATACCTGCTGATCGCCGCGCTGGAGCAGGCCAAGCTGAAACTCGGTGACGTGGAAGAAGCCTATCTGGGTTACAGCGAAGGCCGGGCGGCGTTCGAGCGGGGCGACGTGGCCGCGTGGGTGGTGCCGGACCCACGCCTCGCCGACACCGAACTGTCGAGTGGCGCCCGTCCGCTGATCACGGCGCGCAGCCTGCCGATTCAATACAGCTTCTACATCGCGCCGCGCCCCTTCGCCAAACGCTACCCGGAAACCCTCGCCACCGTGCTGCGCGAGCTGGACAGCACCGAGCACTACGTTCAGAGCCATCAACAGGAAGTCGCGCAGCTGCTGAGCGACGACACCAAGGTGCCCGTGCCGGTGTGGATTCGGTCGCTGGCCCGCCAGCCGTGGGGCGTGCATTTTCCGTTGAGCCCTCAGGTGATTGAGGCCCAGCAACAGGTGGCCGATGCGTTCTATCGCAACCAATTGCTGCCGAAGGCCGTGCACGTCGCTGACGCGGTGGTCGATCTGGAGCATCCGCAATGAGCCGACAACTGCACCTCGGTGCCTTTCTCATGGGCGTCGGCCACCACGCCAGCGCCTGGCGCCTGCCCGACGCGCAACCCGGCAATCTGACCAGCCCGGCCTACTTCAAGGCCTTGGCCCAGACCGCCGAGCGCGGCAAGTTCGACTACCTGTTTTTCGCCGACCGTCTGGCCTTGTCCGACCGCTTCGGCGACAACCTCGACGCCAGCGTGCGCTACCTCACCAGTTCCCGCCTCGACCCGGTCGCATTGCTGGGCCTGCTGGCGGGCGCGACGTCGCACATCGGCCTCGCGGCGACAGCGTCGACCACCTTCAATCACCCCTTCACTCTCGCGCGCACCTTCGCCACGCTGGACCACCTCAGCGAAGGCCGCATCGGCTGGAACATCGTGACCTCCACCAACGACGGCGAAGCGCTGAACCACAGCGCCGAGCCGATCCTCGAACACGAACTGCGCTACCGGCGTGCGCGGGAGTTCGTCGAACTGGCGATCAAACTGTGGGACAGCTGGGAAGACGACCCCTTCATCCACGACAAGGTCACGGGGGAGTTTGCCCATCCCGAGCGGGTGCATTACCTCAATCACGCCGGGGAATTCTTCAACGTGCGCGGCCCGCTCAACGTGCCGCGCTCGCCGCAGGGTCACCCGGTGCTGATTCAGGCGGGCTCTTCGGACACCGGCCAGGATTTCGCTGCGAGCGTCGCCGACGTGATCTTCACCGCACAGCCCGATTTGCAAAAAGCCAAGGCGTTTTACGAGACGGTCAATCAGCGCCTGCTCGCTCAGGGGCGGCCCGCCGGTTCGCTGAAAATCATGCCGGGCGTGATGCCGTTCGTGGGCAAGAGCAAAGACGAAGCGCTGGCCCGATTCGCCGAGCTGGAGGACAACGTGCACCCCCTCGCCGGGCTGGCGCTGTTGTCTGACAGCATGAACCACGACCTCTCGGTCTACCCGCTGGACGAGCCGTTGCCGGAGGTGAAAGAGATACGCGGCAACCAGAGCCGCTTCAAACTCGTGCAGGAACTCTCGCAACGCGAAGGCCTGACCCTGCGCCAACTGGGCAAACGCTTTGGTGGCAGTCGCTCCCATCGGGTGCTGGCGGGCACGGCCAGCGAAGTCGCGGATGATCTTGAACAGTGGTTCACGGAACGCGCTTGCGACGGCTTCAACATCATGCCGCCCTACCTGCCTCAAAGCCTCGACGATTTCGTCAACGGTGTGGTGCCCGAGCTGCAGCGACGGGGCCTGTTTCGACGGGAGTACAGCGGACGCACCCTGCGCGAACATCTGGGGCTGGAGCGGCCTGCGAACGGCCCTCGCGCCTGAAGGCGTCCGATCAGGGCGCCTTTACAACCACCAGATTTTCGCGACTGATGATGTCCGGTTCGGCGACATAACCGATTTGCCTGGAAAACGCTTCGACGAACTGGCCACGCAGCTTTTGAATTTCCTGCGAGCTGTAGTTGACCAGCCCCCGCGCCCACTCAACGCCGTCGGCGCCTCGGCACACCACCATGTCGCCACGCTGAAACACGCCTTCGCTGCGCAGGATCATCAACGCGGTGATGCCCGTCGTGGCCGATGCGCTGCCGTCGATGATCTCCAACGTCCCGCGCATGGGCAGTTGATTGGACAGCCAGCGTCCTCGGGACGCCGCCGGGTGGGTATCAGAGATCAGCAGCGTGCCGACCGATGCGCCCGCAGCGATGGCATCGAGAATGCCGTCCTGGCGCCCATCGGCGATCACCGTGTGGGCACCTGAACGGGCCGCCAGCCGCGCCGAGCGCAACCAGGAGCGCACATCGACGCCGAAGTGTTCAGTCATGTCGTGCGCGTAGCGATCCAGCGAGGCATCCCCGGCAGCGGCTTCATCGATCACCGCTGTGGCCTGATCGGTTTCAAGGCCCTGGCTCGTAATCAGGAAGCCTTCCAGCTCGGTCAGCAAAATGTACACATCCGCCTGCACCAGATTGACCACCAGCGCCCCCAGACTGTCGGTGTTTCCCGCGCGAATCCCGTGGGTGGCCAAGGCACAGTTCTCGCTGACCAACGGGATCACGCCCTGCCCGAGCAAGACTTGCAGCGTGCTGCGTGCGTTGAGGTAGTGCTTGCGGTGGGACAGGTCATCCTGTGTCAGCAGAATCTGCGCAGATTGAGCGCCCGCGTGCGCCAGCGCCTGCGCCCAGAGCTGGGTCAGCCTGATCTGATCGATCGCGGCCAGGGCCTGCGCCTGATGCAAGGGCAGCGCGACGCCCGTGGAGGCACCCGCACCAGGCGTCGAGACCACAACGACTTCAAGCCCTCGTTGACGCAGGGCCATCGATTGAGCGGCCAGCCTGCCGATAGCATCCGGATTGAAGCCGTCGGTTGCCGCAATCAGGCGGTTGTCGACGTGGATGACCCAGCGCTGGGTGGTCGCGATCGCTTCACGCATGTGGCTACCTCACTGTTTGTTCTGGGCCCGGATGACAGCGCATCCGGATCACGCGATTGGCGTAACGGTCACGCCGTCGCTCATCTGTGCCAAGAGGCTGGCAGACTGAAGGTCCGCGCTGTTGGAGCCATGGATGACATACAGGCACTGCCCCGCCGTTACCCGGTCGCCCAGCCCGACCTTGAGGTCGATGCCAGCGGATTTATCGGCCGGCGCACCGGCGCGTCGGGCCAGCTCACCGATGCGCCAGCCGTCCAGTGCACTCACCTCCCCTGCCGCACTCGCACACACCGCGAAGGTCAGCGCACCGGGCAACACGGGCGCTCGCCGACCCTGGGCGTCGATGATCCGCTCAAACGCCGCATTGGCCTCGCCATTGGTCAGCAGTTCCTCCGCGCGGCGACGACCGGCTTCCACACTGCCGATGGCCGGGTCCCACGCCAGAATCTGTCCCGCGAAAAAAAGCGCCTTGTCGCGCAAGTCCTGCGCCGCCTCCGGATCATTGGCCAGCACCGCCCGCACGTCGCGCACCTCCAGCGAAGGCCCGATGCCGCGACCGATAGGCCGGCTTCCGTCTGTGGCAAACGCCACCACGGTCAGACCGAGCCCGGCCCCGACCCGCTCGAACAAATCGCCCAATTCCCTCGCCTGGGCCTGCGTCCTGAGTTTGGTGCGCGGGCCGTACGGCAGATCGACCACCACGTGGGTCGAGCCAGCGGTGAGCTTTTTCGAGAGGATCGACGCCACCGACCACCGATTGGAATCAAGCCCCAACGGCCGGGTGATGGCGTTCATCACATCGTCCACCCGTGAGTGATTGAGTCGCCCATTCCAGGCAATGCACGCCCCCGCCTCAGCGACACAACGCTGCACGTCGGCGATGTCCAGGTCCACTCGCGCCACGGACTCCATGGCGTCCGCCGTGCCCGCCGCAGACGTGATCGCCCGGGACGATGTTTTGGGCATCGCCAGGCCGTGAGCCGCGACGATGGGCACCACCAGCAAGGTGATGCGGCTGCCGGGGACCCCACCCATCGAGTGCTTGTCGACCACGATCGGGCGGTCCCATGTCATCGTCGGGGAGAAGCGGCTGCGCACCCTGGCCAGCGCGACGACCTCGGCGTCGGACAGGCTGCGCGTGGCGCTGACCAGAAACGCACTAATTTCGCCATCCGTGTAACGCCCCTCGATGATGTCGCGCAGCAGCATTTCATACTCGGGTTCGCCCAGCTCTTGCCCCTGAACCTTCTGAATCAGGGCCTGACGACTGGCCGGTGAGGGCGTGCGGCGCAAGGCGATCTCGGCGCCCTCGGCAACCCGCCAATGGGCGAACGCTTCCTCGCTCAACCCGATTTCGTCCGCCGCCAGCAACCCCGGCGCGTCCAGCCCTTGAATCTGTACGCTCAACGATGCGGTGTCGGCCAGGAGGTCGACTTTCGAGCCGCCCAAATAATCGCCGACCGACAGCACGGCGCTGTGAAGGGGCAGGTAGGCCACCCGCTCCAGGCCCGTCGAGATCGGTACACGGCGCAGACGTACCCGTTGAGAGGCGTTCGCCAACGCATGAACGAATGCGCTGACCCCCTGCTCAAGCGCGCCGTCGTTGTTGACACGGATCGTTTCGATGTCCACGGGCAACGGCTCGACCTGACGCATCACCCGCGCGCCCGCCTCCAAGGCGTTTTCCCGGCCACGGGCGAGAATGCGCGCCGCCAGGACGTCGAGCGACGCCGTGACTTCCACCACCACGAGCCTGGGCACCAGCCCGGCCAGTTGACGAATCATTTTGCGTGAGCCGTTGGCGATGACGTTGCAGCCCTCGCCCAACGCGGTCAGCAAATCAGCAGACAAACCGTATGACAGTCCATGCGCGTCCCAGGTGACCAGAAACGCCCCTGCACTCACGGACGCCGAGAATTGAGCCTCGGTGACGCCGATGTGGTCCTCGCCTGGTGCGCCCGAGGGGCGCGTGATCGTGCGACGAGCGAACACGTATCGACCGGTGTCACCGAGTTGGGCGCGGGCGCCTTCGATCAACGAATCCTTACCGGCACCGCTGGGGCCGACGACAAAGAAGAAGATGCCCTGCGCCATGTGACTTACTCCGCCTCGTCCAGGCCGATGTCTACACACACCGCGGCCTGATTGAGCTTGCTGGTCGAGATGTAGTCGACACCGGTCTTGGAAATCGCGCCGATGGTCGACAGGTTGATGCCGCCGGACGCTTCCAGTTTGGTGCGCCCATTGACCATTTTCACCGCCTCGGCCATGTCCGCCACGCTCATGTTGTCGAGCATGATCACGTCGACATTGGCCTCCAGCGCTTCGGCCACTTGGGTGAGGCTGTCGCATTCGACTTCGAGCTTGGTCAGCACGGGCAACTGGCGACGCGCGCGCTGTACCGCCTGGGTGATGCCGCCGCACACCGCAATGTGGTTGTCTTTGATCATCACGCCGTTGTCCAAGCCCAGGCGATGGTTAAGACCACCACCGCACGTCACCGCGTGTTTCTCAAGCATGCGCAGGCCGGGCGTGGTTTTGCGGGTGTCGATCAGGCGTGCACGGCTGCCGGCAACGGCGGCCACGTATTTGGCGGTCTCGTTGGCGATCCCCGACATGCGCTGCACGATGTTCAGCGCCGTACGTTCGGCTGTCAGAACGCTGCGCGCGTTGCCACGGACATCGATCATCACCGTACCGGCTTCGATTTTCTGACAGTCCTTCACCCGCACGATCACCTCCAGCGTCGGGTCGTAACGCTTGAACACCCGTGCGGCGATGTCGATGCCGGAGACGATCAGCGTCTCGCGAGCGTTCATGTAGAAAGCGCCCACTTCGTCCGCTTCGATCATCACTTGAGCGGTCAGGTCGCAATAACCGATGTCTTCGGCCAGCCAAAGGTCGATCAGGCGGTCAGTCTGGAATACGTCATACATCGTGGTTACCCCTATGTGTGGATACAGTTCGGTGAAGGTCGGTTATCGGTGCTGCAATTTTTTGTCGAGCAGCAGCATCAGGCTGTTGCAGGTGACGGCGATGACGG
It contains:
- a CDS encoding LLM class flavin-dependent oxidoreductase gives rise to the protein MSRQLHLGAFLMGVGHHASAWRLPDAQPGNLTSPAYFKALAQTAERGKFDYLFFADRLALSDRFGDNLDASVRYLTSSRLDPVALLGLLAGATSHIGLAATASTTFNHPFTLARTFATLDHLSEGRIGWNIVTSTNDGEALNHSAEPILEHELRYRRAREFVELAIKLWDSWEDDPFIHDKVTGEFAHPERVHYLNHAGEFFNVRGPLNVPRSPQGHPVLIQAGSSDTGQDFAASVADVIFTAQPDLQKAKAFYETVNQRLLAQGRPAGSLKIMPGVMPFVGKSKDEALARFAELEDNVHPLAGLALLSDSMNHDLSVYPLDEPLPEVKEIRGNQSRFKLVQELSQREGLTLRQLGKRFGGSRSHRVLAGTASEVADDLEQWFTERACDGFNIMPPYLPQSLDDFVNGVVPELQRRGLFRREYSGRTLREHLGLERPANGPRA
- the proB gene encoding glutamate 5-kinase is translated as MREAIATTQRWVIHVDNRLIAATDGFNPDAIGRLAAQSMALRQRGLEVVVVSTPGAGASTGVALPLHQAQALAAIDQIRLTQLWAQALAHAGAQSAQILLTQDDLSHRKHYLNARSTLQVLLGQGVIPLVSENCALATHGIRAGNTDSLGALVVNLVQADVYILLTELEGFLITSQGLETDQATAVIDEAAAGDASLDRYAHDMTEHFGVDVRSWLRSARLAARSGAHTVIADGRQDGILDAIAAGASVGTLLISDTHPAASRGRWLSNQLPMRGTLEIIDGSASATTGITALMILRSEGVFQRGDMVVCRGADGVEWARGLVNYSSQEIQKLRGQFVEAFSRQIGYVAEPDIISRENLVVVKAP
- the phnN gene encoding phosphonate metabolism protein/1,5-bisphosphokinase (PRPP-forming) PhnN, which produces MAQGIFFFVVGPSGAGKDSLIEGARAQLGDTGRYVFARRTITRPSGAPGEDHIGVTEAQFSASVSAGAFLVTWDAHGLSYGLSADLLTALGEGCNVIANGSRKMIRQLAGLVPRLVVVEVTASLDVLAARILARGRENALEAGARVMRQVEPLPVDIETIRVNNDGALEQGVSAFVHALANASQRVRLRRVPISTGLERVAYLPLHSAVLSVGDYLGGSKVDLLADTASLSVQIQGLDAPGLLAADEIGLSEEAFAHWRVAEGAEIALRRTPSPASRQALIQKVQGQELGEPEYEMLLRDIIEGRYTDGEISAFLVSATRSLSDAEVVALARVRSRFSPTMTWDRPIVVDKHSMGGVPGSRITLLVVPIVAAHGLAMPKTSSRAITSAAGTADAMESVARVDLDIADVQRCVAEAGACIAWNGRLNHSRVDDVMNAITRPLGLDSNRWSVASILSKKLTAGSTHVVVDLPYGPRTKLRTQAQARELGDLFERVGAGLGLTVVAFATDGSRPIGRGIGPSLEVRDVRAVLANDPEAAQDLRDKALFFAGQILAWDPAIGSVEAGRRRAEELLTNGEANAAFERIIDAQGRRAPVLPGALTFAVCASAAGEVSALDGWRIGELARRAGAPADKSAGIDLKVGLGDRVTAGQCLYVIHGSNSADLQSASLLAQMSDGVTVTPIA
- the nadC gene encoding carboxylating nicotinate-nucleotide diphosphorylase, whose protein sequence is MYDVFQTDRLIDLWLAEDIGYCDLTAQVMIEADEVGAFYMNARETLIVSGIDIAARVFKRYDPTLEVIVRVKDCQKIEAGTVMIDVRGNARSVLTAERTALNIVQRMSGIANETAKYVAAVAGSRARLIDTRKTTPGLRMLEKHAVTCGGGLNHRLGLDNGVMIKDNHIAVCGGITQAVQRARRQLPVLTKLEVECDSLTQVAEALEANVDVIMLDNMSVADMAEAVKMVNGRTKLEASGGINLSTIGAISKTGVDYISTSKLNQAAVCVDIGLDEAE